One segment of Pontibacter akesuensis DNA contains the following:
- a CDS encoding LLM class flavin-dependent oxidoreductase codes for MSENKQKRLADIPVSVLDLVHILDGKTAADSYPKSLELAQHVEKLGYTRFWMAEHHNMQGIASSATSVLIGYIAGGTSTIRVGSGGIMLPNHAPLVVAEQFGTLASLYPGRIDLGLGRAPGTDQRTAMALRRNIGSAGEDFPTNVQELQTYLSSENKNSPVRAVPGEGLDIPIWLLGSSTFGAQLAAILGLPYAFASHFAPASLHAALKVYRDNFQPSEQLQEPHAMACVNVIAADTDAEALRQSTSLYRAFLNVIRGTGHPLQPPVDSMNGLWDASERYAVSQMLRYSFVGSPATVQEEIQAFVDETQVDEIMVASTMYDHTARLRSYEILADLFKKVERKTATQEV; via the coding sequence ATGAGTGAAAATAAGCAAAAGAGATTAGCCGACATCCCGGTTTCAGTCCTCGACTTAGTACATATTCTGGATGGCAAAACAGCGGCAGATTCCTACCCAAAAAGTTTGGAACTGGCGCAGCATGTGGAGAAGCTGGGCTACACGCGGTTTTGGATGGCGGAACACCACAACATGCAGGGCATTGCCAGTTCGGCTACTTCGGTGCTGATCGGCTACATTGCCGGCGGCACCTCCACCATCCGGGTGGGTTCCGGTGGCATCATGCTCCCGAACCATGCGCCGCTGGTGGTGGCAGAGCAGTTCGGCACACTGGCCTCGCTGTACCCGGGCCGGATAGACCTTGGCCTGGGCCGCGCGCCGGGCACCGACCAACGCACTGCCATGGCCCTGCGCCGTAACATTGGCAGTGCCGGAGAGGATTTCCCGACAAACGTGCAGGAACTTCAGACTTACCTGTCCTCCGAAAACAAAAATTCACCTGTCCGGGCAGTACCGGGTGAAGGACTCGATATCCCGATCTGGCTGCTGGGCTCCAGCACCTTTGGGGCACAACTGGCCGCCATACTTGGTTTGCCTTATGCCTTTGCCAGCCACTTTGCACCAGCCAGTCTGCACGCAGCCCTGAAAGTATACCGCGACAACTTCCAGCCTTCCGAGCAGCTACAGGAGCCGCACGCCATGGCCTGTGTAAATGTGATTGCGGCAGACACGGATGCCGAGGCGCTCCGCCAGTCCACCTCCCTGTACCGGGCTTTTCTGAACGTGATCAGGGGAACGGGACATCCTTTGCAGCCGCCGGTGGATAGCATGAATGGCCTCTGGGATGCCTCGGAGCGTTACGCGGTGAGCCAGATGCTGCGCTATTCGTTTGTGGGCAGCCCGGCCACGGTGCAGGAGGAAATTCAGGCTTTTGTAGACGAGACACAGGTTGACGAGATCATGGTGGCCTCCACCATGTATGACCACACCGCCAGGCTCCGATCCTATGAAATTTTGGCCGACCTGTTTAAAAAAGTTGAGCGCAAAACAGCTACCCAGGAGGTTTAA
- the priA gene encoding replication restart helicase PriA, whose product MSELLNFNYPPEPATDRVTLFADVILPLPLPKLYTYRIPFEMNDEVMVGVRVIVQFGGKRVLSCIVADIHENAPADYQAKYILDVLDDKPIVTAPQLKLFKWIADYYMCTLGEVINAALPAALKLSSESRIQLHPHYNPEEDELILAAQEEKIIFALQNNQALTFTEVSTLLQGKPYHKYIKSLIQKEAIIIFEQVSEKFSPKVVKKVRLTEHFVQEEGMLEELFNQLTPQPKQLDVLLNYLQLVPVHQDIHLNYKGIEKGALVNNPHLSASSINTLIKKGVLEQFDQVVSRFPMDKEPQQLPMALSEHQLQAKDEILGLFKEKDTVLLHGVTGSGKTEVYIDLIKHALEGGGQVLYLLPEIALTAQIVTRLMKVFGDKLGVYHSKFSDNERAEVWQGILAGRFQVVVGVRSSVFLPFHDLSLVIIDEEHEASYKQYDPAPRYNARETALVMANLQGTKTLLGSATPSIESYYNCKTGRWGLVSMTKRFGQAQLPEIELINVRDEQHRKNMHSHFSGKLLGAIEARLQRNEQVILFQNRRGYAPFISCDECSWIPKCKFCAVSLSYHKYNNELRCHYCGYHERMPHDCPACGATSLKSMGFGTEKVEDELKLMLPNAEVQRMDLDTTKKKNSYQQIISDFESGRTNVLVGTQMVTKGLDFENVSLVGILNADTIINFPDYRAHERAYQLFVQVSGRAGRKSKPGAVLIQTRDPKQPIFTKVSNNDYQSLYDHEIEERLRFGYPPFTRMIRLTVKHNDEPTAENAAIVLAKDLTDRLGKPQVLGPEVPYIFKIRNLFLQEIHIKLPRETTNLKAAKHQVAQAVFNLRLLPDFKSVRVVVDVDPM is encoded by the coding sequence TTGTCTGAGCTGCTGAATTTCAATTACCCGCCTGAGCCGGCCACGGACCGCGTCACCTTGTTTGCCGATGTGATCCTGCCCCTGCCCCTCCCGAAGCTGTACACTTACCGCATACCCTTTGAGATGAACGACGAGGTGATGGTGGGTGTGCGGGTGATTGTGCAGTTTGGTGGCAAGCGGGTACTCAGTTGCATCGTAGCCGACATCCACGAAAATGCCCCTGCTGATTACCAGGCCAAGTATATCCTGGATGTGCTGGATGACAAGCCCATCGTAACAGCGCCTCAGCTAAAGCTATTTAAGTGGATCGCCGATTACTACATGTGCACGCTGGGCGAGGTGATCAACGCGGCGTTGCCGGCTGCCCTGAAGCTGAGCAGCGAATCGCGGATACAGCTGCACCCGCACTACAACCCCGAGGAGGACGAGCTTATACTTGCTGCCCAGGAAGAGAAAATCATTTTTGCGCTGCAGAACAACCAGGCCCTCACTTTTACCGAGGTCAGCACGCTGCTGCAGGGCAAGCCCTACCACAAGTACATCAAATCGCTGATCCAGAAAGAGGCGATCATCATATTTGAACAGGTAAGCGAAAAGTTCTCACCCAAAGTGGTGAAGAAAGTGCGCCTTACGGAGCACTTTGTGCAGGAAGAAGGCATGCTGGAGGAGCTTTTCAACCAGCTCACGCCGCAGCCCAAGCAGCTCGACGTGCTGCTGAACTACCTGCAGCTCGTGCCCGTGCACCAGGACATCCACCTGAACTACAAAGGCATCGAAAAAGGCGCTCTTGTCAACAACCCGCACCTGTCCGCTTCCTCCATTAACACGCTGATCAAAAAAGGCGTGCTGGAGCAGTTCGACCAGGTGGTGTCGCGCTTCCCGATGGACAAGGAACCGCAGCAGCTGCCCATGGCACTGTCGGAGCACCAGTTGCAGGCGAAGGACGAGATCCTGGGCTTGTTCAAGGAGAAAGACACGGTGCTGCTGCATGGCGTAACGGGCAGCGGCAAAACCGAAGTATACATCGACCTGATCAAGCACGCCCTGGAAGGCGGCGGCCAGGTTTTATACTTGTTGCCAGAAATTGCTTTGACTGCCCAAATCGTGACGCGCCTGATGAAGGTATTTGGTGATAAACTGGGCGTGTACCATTCCAAGTTCTCCGATAACGAGCGCGCCGAAGTATGGCAGGGCATTTTGGCCGGCCGCTTCCAGGTGGTAGTGGGCGTGCGCTCTTCTGTTTTCCTGCCCTTTCACGATTTGTCGCTGGTGATTATTGACGAGGAACACGAGGCCAGCTACAAGCAGTACGACCCGGCTCCGCGCTACAACGCCCGCGAGACGGCGCTGGTGATGGCAAACCTGCAGGGCACCAAAACCCTGCTCGGCTCGGCCACCCCTTCCATCGAAAGCTACTACAACTGCAAGACCGGCCGCTGGGGTTTGGTAAGTATGACCAAGCGTTTCGGGCAGGCCCAGCTACCGGAAATAGAGCTGATTAACGTGCGCGACGAGCAGCATCGCAAAAACATGCACAGCCACTTCTCCGGCAAGTTGCTCGGTGCCATCGAAGCACGGCTGCAGCGCAACGAGCAGGTAATCCTGTTCCAGAACCGCCGTGGCTACGCGCCGTTCATCTCCTGCGACGAATGCTCCTGGATTCCGAAGTGCAAGTTCTGCGCCGTGAGTTTGTCGTACCACAAGTATAACAACGAGCTGCGCTGCCACTACTGCGGCTACCACGAGCGTATGCCGCACGACTGCCCGGCCTGCGGTGCCACCTCCCTTAAAAGTATGGGCTTCGGTACCGAGAAGGTGGAGGACGAGCTGAAGCTGATGCTACCCAACGCCGAGGTGCAGCGCATGGACCTGGACACCACCAAGAAAAAAAACAGCTATCAGCAGATCATTTCCGATTTCGAGTCGGGCCGCACCAACGTGCTGGTGGGTACGCAAATGGTAACCAAGGGCCTAGACTTTGAAAACGTGAGTCTGGTGGGTATCCTGAATGCGGATACCATCATTAACTTTCCGGATTACCGGGCGCACGAGCGGGCGTACCAGCTGTTTGTGCAGGTAAGCGGTCGTGCCGGGCGCAAGAGCAAGCCAGGTGCCGTGCTTATCCAAACCCGCGACCCGAAGCAGCCCATTTTCACTAAAGTTAGCAACAACGATTACCAGAGCCTTTACGACCATGAAATTGAGGAGCGTCTGCGTTTTGGTTACCCGCCGTTTACGCGCATGATCCGCCTCACTGTCAAGCACAACGACGAGCCTACCGCTGAAAATGCGGCCATTGTGCTGGCTAAGGACCTTACTGACAGGTTAGGAAAGCCGCAGGTGCTGGGTCCGGAGGTGCCCTACATTTTCAAGATCCGGAACCTGTTTCTGCAGGAAATCCACATTAAGCTGCCCCGCGAAACAACCAACCTGAAGGCTGCCAAACACCAGGTGGCGCAGGCTGTCTTCAATTTAAGGTTACTCCCTGATTTTAAGAGTGTGCGGGTGGTGGTGGATGTGGACCCGATGTAG
- a CDS encoding TIGR02117 family protein, producing MLIFLLLYRGLMGLLGLILLFLLSAFVGSSLTVNSSYAQAKRQGNEVEIFVTSNGVHTSLVLPVSTPYIDWREKLPLHQFAQVDSSYRYLAFGWGDRRFFMQTPEWSDLKPGVALQAAFWPTPTAMHVRYIRSRLIPNRQQQPILVSPEEYRRLIQFIEASFVQQDTVYAHIPESGYTKYDTFYEAHGKYYLLKNCNNWVNEGLKSMGHKAAWWAPLPFSVMRHLR from the coding sequence ATGTTGATCTTCCTTCTGTTGTACCGTGGACTAATGGGCCTTTTGGGCCTGATACTGCTGTTCCTGCTGTCGGCTTTTGTTGGAAGCAGCCTCACCGTTAACAGCAGCTATGCACAGGCCAAGCGACAGGGAAATGAAGTGGAAATCTTTGTTACCTCCAATGGCGTGCACACCAGTCTGGTGCTGCCCGTGTCCACCCCCTACATCGACTGGCGCGAGAAGCTGCCGCTGCACCAATTCGCCCAGGTAGATAGCAGCTACAGGTACCTGGCCTTTGGCTGGGGCGACCGCAGGTTCTTTATGCAAACACCGGAGTGGAGCGATCTGAAACCAGGTGTGGCGCTGCAAGCTGCCTTCTGGCCTACCCCCACCGCCATGCATGTGCGCTACATCCGCTCCAGGCTAATCCCTAACAGGCAGCAACAGCCTATACTTGTTTCGCCGGAAGAGTACCGCCGCCTTATCCAGTTTATCGAAGCCTCATTTGTACAGCAAGACACCGTTTACGCGCACATCCCAGAATCCGGCTACACAAAGTACGACACTTTTTATGAGGCGCACGGCAAATACTACCTGCTCAAAAACTGCAACAACTGGGTAAACGAGGGATTGAAAAGCATGGGCCACAAGGCCGCGTGGTGGGCGCCGCTCCCGTTCTCGGTTATGCGCCACCTGCGTTAA
- a CDS encoding pirin family protein, whose protein sequence is MSKKIIHKADTRGHANHGWLDSHHTFSFARYHNPERMGFGLLRVLNDDVVAPGMGFGAHPHDNMEIISIPLKGSLAHQDSTGTKEVIRTNEVQIMSAGSGLTHSEFNGSKTDEVNFLQIWVFPKEQDITPRYEQKAFNPEDRKNKLQTVVAPDKEGGAVWINQDAWFTLGSLESGFAENYKLHKSGNGVYAFVLEGEVTIDGEMLSKRDGMGISDTDSFSIKAAGNAELLLLEVPMR, encoded by the coding sequence ATGAGCAAGAAAATCATACATAAAGCCGATACCCGTGGGCATGCCAACCACGGCTGGCTCGACTCACACCACACCTTCAGCTTTGCCCGTTACCATAACCCTGAGCGGATGGGCTTTGGCCTGTTGCGCGTGCTGAACGACGACGTGGTGGCACCGGGAATGGGCTTCGGCGCGCACCCGCACGACAACATGGAGATTATTTCCATCCCGCTGAAGGGGTCGTTGGCGCACCAGGACAGCACCGGCACAAAGGAGGTAATCCGCACAAACGAAGTGCAGATTATGTCGGCTGGCAGCGGCCTCACGCATTCAGAGTTTAACGGCTCCAAAACCGATGAGGTGAACTTCCTGCAGATCTGGGTATTCCCAAAAGAGCAGGACATCACTCCGCGCTACGAGCAAAAGGCCTTTAACCCGGAAGACCGCAAGAATAAACTGCAAACCGTCGTGGCCCCCGATAAAGAAGGTGGCGCCGTGTGGATTAACCAGGATGCCTGGTTTACCCTCGGCAGCCTAGAAAGCGGTTTCGCGGAGAACTACAAGCTGCACAAATCAGGCAACGGCGTGTACGCCTTTGTGCTGGAGGGTGAAGTAACGATTGACGGCGAAATGCTCAGCAAGCGCGACGGCATGGGAATCAGCGATACGGACAGTTTCAGCATCAAAGCAGCTGGCAATGCAGAACTGCTGCTGCTGGAAGTGCCGATGCGCTAA
- a CDS encoding SLC13 family permease — translation MELSRRNTGLLVAPLLALAVWFITPALVYEPRLVATIMAFCLVFWMTEVIPLSMTAFLGVLLAVLMGIAEIETAFQNLGHPIILLFIGSFLLARSMTRHGLDKRIALFILSQPYFQKSLFRLFMGFSFISFSLSMWVSNSVTVAMLLPLMLGVTQLVCPPDAHGKSTAVYFLLGIAYSASIGGISTIIGSPPNLIGVNYLAQQGVSIDFLQWMYLALPISLSMYGVLLLYMRYFLKKSNYSQQVVKAYVAEHQQQRNQLRQGEKITMAVFVLAVVLWLAPGVFNLLGMGRAYTFMGTYFSESTVAVLAALLLFLIPPGQENNGAGTLTSEDLVKIDWDTILLFGGGMALGQLVVTSGLADVIGRSITNYTDPEAQVLLVFSLVFLVLMLTEISSNTAIAITFVPIIIGVLQGLRLPLLYPVLGVVVACSMAFMLPVATPPNAIVYGSKQISISSMVRTGFFLNIVGTVLITVWVLLYMM, via the coding sequence ATGGAGCTGTCACGCAGAAACACAGGCTTACTGGTTGCTCCTTTGCTGGCGTTGGCCGTATGGTTTATCACGCCCGCCCTTGTCTATGAGCCGCGCCTGGTAGCCACCATTATGGCCTTTTGCCTGGTGTTCTGGATGACGGAGGTGATACCGCTTTCCATGACGGCTTTTCTGGGGGTGTTGCTGGCCGTGCTAATGGGCATTGCCGAGATAGAAACAGCGTTTCAGAACCTGGGCCACCCGATCATCCTGCTTTTTATCGGGAGCTTTCTGCTGGCCCGCTCTATGACACGCCACGGCCTGGACAAGCGGATTGCCTTGTTTATACTTTCACAGCCTTATTTTCAGAAGAGCCTGTTTCGGCTATTCATGGGCTTTTCCTTTATCTCGTTCTCCCTTTCCATGTGGGTCAGCAATTCGGTAACGGTGGCGATGCTGTTGCCCCTGATGCTCGGCGTGACGCAACTCGTTTGCCCACCCGACGCGCATGGAAAAAGCACGGCCGTATACTTCCTGCTCGGTATTGCCTACAGCGCCTCCATTGGAGGCATCAGCACCATAATCGGTTCTCCACCCAACCTGATCGGTGTGAATTACCTGGCGCAGCAGGGTGTAAGCATCGATTTTCTGCAGTGGATGTACCTGGCGCTTCCTATCTCGCTGAGCATGTATGGGGTGCTGCTGCTTTACATGCGCTATTTCCTGAAAAAAAGCAATTACAGCCAGCAGGTGGTAAAGGCCTATGTAGCGGAGCACCAGCAGCAGCGTAACCAACTCAGGCAGGGAGAAAAGATAACAATGGCTGTGTTTGTGCTGGCCGTTGTCCTGTGGCTGGCACCGGGTGTTTTTAACCTGCTGGGCATGGGGCGTGCCTATACGTTTATGGGCACTTATTTTTCTGAAAGCACGGTGGCTGTGCTGGCGGCGCTACTGCTGTTTCTGATACCGCCGGGGCAGGAAAACAACGGTGCTGGCACCCTTACATCAGAGGACCTGGTGAAAATAGACTGGGACACCATCCTGCTTTTCGGCGGTGGCATGGCCTTGGGGCAGTTGGTAGTAACTTCTGGCCTGGCTGACGTTATCGGCCGCAGCATCACCAATTATACTGATCCGGAGGCGCAGGTGCTGCTGGTGTTTTCGCTGGTGTTCCTGGTGCTGATGCTCACCGAAATAAGTTCTAACACAGCCATTGCTATTACGTTTGTTCCTATTATCATTGGTGTGCTGCAAGGGCTACGTTTGCCGCTGCTTTACCCGGTGCTGGGTGTGGTAGTGGCGTGCAGTATGGCATTTATGTTACCGGTAGCCACACCTCCCAATGCCATAGTGTACGGGAGCAAACAGATTTCCATTAGCTCGATGGTGCGAACAGGCTTTTTCCTGAACATAGTGGGCACAGTGCTGATAACGGTTTGGGTGCTTTTGTATATGATGTGA
- a CDS encoding DinB family protein, giving the protein MQTQQPITYPAPEEYSGLIANYVQQAKTENLLEGLTASYLFITGLVQGLSEEQLHYRYAPGKWSIKELLVHMIDAERIFTYRALRFARQDKTELPGFDEGAYTQAAKADARDINSIIAEYTSLRTATIELFKSFDAEALNQRGVASGLEVSVRALGFVILGHEVHHQKIMRERYLV; this is encoded by the coding sequence ATGCAGACGCAACAACCTATCACCTACCCGGCACCTGAGGAGTACAGTGGCTTAATAGCTAATTATGTGCAACAGGCCAAAACCGAAAACCTACTGGAGGGCCTGACGGCGAGTTATCTGTTCATTACAGGCCTGGTACAGGGCCTGTCGGAAGAGCAGTTGCACTACCGTTACGCCCCCGGCAAGTGGAGCATCAAAGAACTGCTGGTGCACATGATTGATGCCGAGCGCATCTTCACGTACCGCGCCCTGCGCTTTGCCCGGCAGGACAAAACCGAACTGCCCGGCTTCGACGAAGGCGCCTACACCCAGGCAGCCAAAGCCGACGCCCGTGACATTAACTCCATCATAGCCGAGTATACTTCGCTACGAACGGCCACCATTGAGCTGTTCAAAAGCTTTGATGCGGAGGCGCTGAACCAGCGGGGCGTAGCCAGCGGCCTGGAGGTGAGCGTGCGGGCACTGGGCTTCGTTATACTTGGCCACGAGGTGCACCACCAGAAAATCATGCGGGAGCGTTACCTGGTGTAA
- a CDS encoding nitroreductase family protein, whose amino-acid sequence MATSTENKIAVHQLIESRWSPRAFTNESVSEEQMETLFEAARWAPSAMNEQPWRFIYATKENREAFDKLFSCLVEGNSWAKNASALFITVAKKNYDFNGKLNSVALHDVGLATGNILLQATDMGLHVHLMGGYDAARAQVVLGIPEGFEPVAMGAVGYAGDPESLPEGLKTRELAPRQRKPLSELAFKGEWNQQ is encoded by the coding sequence ATGGCAACATCCACAGAAAATAAAATCGCAGTGCACCAACTTATTGAGAGCCGCTGGAGCCCTCGCGCCTTCACAAACGAATCGGTAAGCGAGGAGCAGATGGAGACGCTGTTCGAGGCAGCCCGGTGGGCACCTTCGGCCATGAACGAGCAGCCCTGGCGCTTTATCTATGCCACCAAAGAGAACCGGGAGGCCTTTGATAAATTGTTTAGCTGCCTGGTAGAGGGCAACAGCTGGGCCAAAAACGCATCAGCCTTATTTATTACGGTGGCCAAGAAGAACTACGACTTCAACGGCAAGCTAAACAGCGTTGCCTTGCATGATGTAGGTCTTGCTACCGGCAACATCCTGCTTCAGGCAACAGATATGGGCCTGCACGTGCACCTAATGGGCGGTTACGATGCTGCCCGCGCACAAGTGGTGCTGGGAATTCCGGAAGGTTTTGAACCCGTGGCGATGGGCGCGGTAGGTTATGCCGGCGATCCGGAGTCTTTGCCTGAAGGACTGAAAACCCGTGAGTTGGCACCGCGTCAGCGCAAGCCGCTAAGTGAGCTAGCGTTCAAGGGAGAATGGAATCAGCAATAA
- a CDS encoding M14 family zinc carboxypeptidase: MINPLKRLFAFTMLLLWAQVSLAQERLQSPEQFLGYKLGEQFTPHSRILDYVNYLAAQAPNRIKVQEYGRTYENRPLVLAYVASDDNLPRLEQIRENNLRQANLQDGPVQGNQPAIAWLSYNVHGNESVSSEAVMQVLYDLVDPSNAQSKEWLQNTIAIVDPVVNPDGRERYVQWYKQASNRGGNASPYAWEHWEPWPGGRPNHYYFDLNRDWAWQTQIESKQRLDVYNNWLPQVHADFHEMGPESPYYFSPAAKPFHESITPWQRQFQNTIGEYNRQYFDKNNWLYFTRESFDLLYPSYGDTWPTYNGAIGMTYEQGGSGRAGLAYKKEDGDTLTLTDRIAHHVAASKATMQATSEKADQIKREFEKYYDDNLKNPGGDFKSFVIKGDSRNASNLKLLTDYLEQQGIQYGYASKSGSVRGYNYRNGKTESVKLAPQDVVISMYQPKSTLVKVLFEPNTTLEDSLTYDITSWALPYAYNLEAYAVKGKVDMNSNKPAAAAPAAISIEKPYAYLAPWTSVQDLKFMTELMEQNVKVRMAEKAFTINDNTYQPGTLIITRTGNERLGEKFDVTVRALATQYNVQLGATNTGFVTSGADFGSNSVRYLKMPKVALMSGEGVSPYGFGEVWHFFEQQIGYPVTVLNTAYFSRVPLQEFDVLILPTGSYGDVLDEATLEKVQNWVRGGGKLIAMESAAGFLVGKKGFELQKKNGEDSKEKEDAKDKKENPYENLRTYADREREALGSEVQGSIFRVNLDKTHPLAYGYGDNYFALIRNLEAYSYLKEGWNVGVLKKDNYVTGFVGQDAKEDLQDALVLGTQELGRGQVIYMADNPLFRGFWQGGKLLFGNAVFVVGQ, from the coding sequence ATGATAAACCCTTTGAAGCGCCTGTTCGCTTTTACAATGTTGCTGCTGTGGGCACAAGTGTCACTAGCGCAGGAGCGCCTGCAGTCGCCGGAGCAGTTCCTGGGCTATAAGCTCGGCGAGCAGTTTACGCCCCACAGCCGCATCCTCGACTATGTGAACTACCTTGCTGCACAGGCTCCCAACCGTATAAAGGTGCAGGAATACGGCCGCACCTATGAGAACCGCCCGTTGGTACTGGCTTATGTGGCCTCTGACGATAACCTGCCGCGCCTGGAGCAGATCCGGGAAAACAACCTCCGGCAGGCCAACCTGCAGGACGGCCCGGTACAGGGAAACCAACCGGCCATTGCCTGGCTCAGCTACAACGTGCACGGCAATGAATCGGTAAGTTCTGAAGCGGTGATGCAGGTGCTGTATGACCTCGTTGACCCTTCGAACGCACAAAGTAAGGAGTGGCTGCAGAACACAATTGCCATCGTGGACCCGGTGGTGAATCCTGACGGCCGCGAGCGCTATGTGCAGTGGTACAAGCAGGCCTCTAACCGTGGTGGAAACGCCTCGCCCTACGCCTGGGAGCATTGGGAGCCATGGCCAGGCGGCAGGCCGAACCATTATTACTTCGACCTGAACCGCGACTGGGCCTGGCAAACACAAATTGAGTCGAAGCAGCGGTTGGATGTGTACAACAACTGGCTGCCGCAGGTGCACGCCGACTTTCACGAGATGGGTCCGGAGTCACCTTATTATTTCTCACCGGCTGCCAAACCGTTTCACGAGAGCATTACGCCGTGGCAGCGTCAGTTTCAGAATACCATCGGCGAGTATAACCGCCAGTACTTCGATAAAAACAACTGGCTATACTTTACCCGGGAAAGCTTTGATTTGCTTTATCCGAGCTACGGCGATACCTGGCCTACCTACAACGGGGCTATCGGCATGACCTACGAGCAAGGCGGTTCGGGACGTGCGGGGCTGGCCTACAAGAAGGAGGATGGCGATACGCTTACCTTAACCGACAGAATTGCCCACCATGTGGCGGCGAGTAAGGCCACCATGCAGGCAACCTCTGAGAAGGCAGACCAGATAAAGCGGGAGTTTGAGAAGTATTATGACGATAACCTGAAAAATCCGGGAGGGGATTTCAAGTCCTTCGTGATCAAAGGCGATAGCCGCAATGCGAGCAACCTGAAACTGCTGACGGATTACCTAGAACAGCAGGGCATTCAGTACGGCTACGCCAGCAAGAGCGGCTCGGTGCGCGGTTACAACTACCGCAATGGCAAAACCGAAAGTGTGAAGCTTGCACCGCAGGACGTGGTGATCAGCATGTATCAGCCAAAATCTACCCTGGTAAAGGTGCTGTTTGAGCCAAACACCACCCTGGAGGACTCCCTGACTTACGACATCACCTCCTGGGCGCTGCCCTACGCCTACAACCTGGAGGCATACGCGGTGAAAGGGAAGGTAGACATGAACAGCAACAAGCCGGCTGCGGCCGCTCCGGCAGCCATCAGCATCGAAAAGCCCTACGCGTACCTTGCTCCCTGGACAAGTGTGCAGGACCTGAAGTTCATGACTGAGCTGATGGAGCAGAACGTGAAAGTGCGGATGGCCGAGAAAGCCTTTACCATAAACGACAACACCTATCAGCCGGGTACACTCATCATTACCCGCACCGGTAACGAGCGCCTGGGCGAAAAGTTTGATGTCACCGTGCGTGCGCTGGCAACTCAATACAATGTGCAGCTGGGGGCAACAAATACGGGCTTTGTAACTAGTGGGGCCGATTTCGGATCGAATAGCGTGCGTTACCTCAAAATGCCGAAAGTAGCGCTGATGTCGGGTGAGGGCGTATCGCCTTACGGTTTTGGGGAAGTATGGCACTTCTTTGAGCAGCAGATCGGCTACCCGGTTACGGTGCTGAATACGGCCTATTTTAGCCGGGTGCCGCTACAGGAGTTTGATGTGCTGATTTTGCCTACCGGATCTTATGGCGACGTGCTGGATGAGGCGACGCTGGAGAAGGTGCAGAACTGGGTGCGCGGCGGCGGCAAGCTGATTGCCATGGAAAGTGCAGCAGGCTTCTTGGTCGGTAAAAAAGGCTTTGAGCTACAAAAGAAGAACGGAGAGGACAGCAAAGAGAAGGAGGATGCTAAAGACAAAAAAGAGAACCCGTACGAGAACCTGCGCACCTACGCCGACCGGGAGCGGGAAGCACTGGGCAGCGAGGTGCAGGGAAGTATCTTCAGGGTGAACCTGGACAAGACCCACCCGCTGGCCTACGGCTACGGCGACAACTACTTTGCCCTGATCCGCAACCTGGAGGCGTACAGCTACCTGAAGGAGGGCTGGAATGTAGGGGTTCTGAAGAAAGACAACTACGTAACAGGTTTTGTGGGGCAGGATGCGAAAGAGGATCTGCAGGATGCGCTAGTGCTGGGAACACAGGAACTGGGCCGCGGCCAGGTGATTTACATGGCGGATAACCCGCTGTTCCGGGGCTTCTGGCAGGGTGGAAAACTGCTGTTCGGCAACGCCGTTTTTGTGGTAGGGCAGTAA